The Primulina huaijiensis isolate GDHJ02 chromosome 18, ASM1229523v2, whole genome shotgun sequence DNA window gTGCTGTAAATATGGAATATAATCAAGCAAAAAGAACCTAGCTACTTTACTCACTGATTGCTCCTAAGCATCTTTCTTATCTCGAATATGGATGTCCATGTCAAGATAAACATGTTCTTGTCTAAGTGCAGAATAACTTTGTTTATTAACGATATTTTATCCACCgtaatcttttaaataattgtttatataGAACTAGAGGGTGTTTTACTTTTACATTTATATGTNGCGTGTTTTTAAGGAAAAGCTAATAAATTTTACGTAATAATACGAAGATTATTAAAAACCTTCCCAACCTTCAAAACATTATGTAAAAGTGggtttttttccttcaaaaaatttatgtttaaaaaagaGTAGACTTGTAATAATAGTGGGATTCTCATTCGCTCATATTTCACGTATACCAATTGGCAATCTCGGAATTTTCCTTTTCAATTCCAATTCAAATTCATAtcccttttcttttcttgttgTTGGAAAAAAGCTCCTTTTTTTCCACACTACTACAAGGTGTTTTACGTTATATGTGAtagtgttgtgtgtgtgtgtgtgtgtgtgttcattattttaacaattaaatttgACTTTGAAGAATCGAGAAGCCAAATTTTTTGTCCTTTTTTTAGAATTGATAATTTCTACGTAATAAATCTCCTAAAAGCTTACGAAGCTTCAAAACATTATGtaaaagtgttttttttaaataaaaaaatcatatatatatatatgtaaacaaGTTTTGAAAAAAAGACTAGACTTGTAATAATACTGGGATTCTCATAATCTCACTCGTATTTCATGTAAACCCCACAAACCAAATGGCAAGCCCagaattttcattttcaatatcaatttctcttcttttctttttcttgtttttggaaAAAAGCTCCTTTTCCCCACTCTCCCTGCTTTATGAATGCTCTATGGGTCCTCACGCTTGTGCATCGGCCATTTTATAGGCTACAATAATTTCAACCAGTTGACGATTGTCGTACGCTTCTTTGTATTTCTTGATGGCACATTCTGTGATTTTGCCCAATTGGGTCAGCTCTTTTCCTTATATATGTCGTGTTTATGAAAACAATCGTGTTTAATTCTGGATTTGATTGTAATTTTTCTTCTGGGCACCTGTTAGTGGCCTTATTTTGATATGCCTAACAGTACTTGTATAAAGTAGTTTTATGTGCTATGGTATTAAAGCTATGGACTTCATGATTGTGTGTTACGCACTTTCTTGATTTGCAGAACATTATTTGGAAGTTAGTTAACATATGATCATAGcgatcgaaattttttttttaaaaaaatcttcgATCACTGAGCAGCTAGCTAAGTCTGGGTTCTTGATCACTTAACAGTGCTTGTGTCATTGCTAGATTATGTAGTGTGCGTATTGTTTTACTACTTAATTATTACTTTACCAAGTAATTGCTTAGTTTAGTAACCGTACAAAGCTACAAAATGAACAGGAGGTTGGATCATGATTTTGTCAAATTTAGCACTTCTGAGTGAAGTACTTAAGTACTTGATCATTTAGGCTTTATTTTTTAGACTACCTGTAGTACGACGTGCTCATAGCTCTTTAAAAGGAATTCAAGGTCCTAATAAGTCGTCGAGTTCTTAAGTTCAAATAGAAACCTTAATTTATGATAGATTATGAAACTATATTTGTATCTAGCGTGTTTGTTCACTTGAAGTTGTTGCTAATTACATGAATTGGANTTTTTTTCTTGCCTTAGGTTCATCTTCCTGGAATCACCTAAAACACGCAAGAAGTGTGAACACTTGGACTCTCTTGCTACGCAATCCAGTGAAAGCACATGGCTGAAGCCTTTTTCATCATGCATCTTTCTTTGActccatatatttattttgttctgCTCTTTTTCATGTCTATCAGCTGTTTTGCCTCCAATAAGCCTGATGTTGAAGGTATATCATAGGCTGTGGTCTTTGCCAAAAGGCTATATAACATGCTAATCATGTTTATCGACTACTCAATatatgtttcatgcttttatttatttatttttctctttcGTCGAATTTACAAAACTTATGTTGGGGAAAACCAACAGCTCTACCCCTGGGCTGTTTGGTTGGCCACGCAACGCTTCCACTCATATAGATTCTCACGTTACACTGCAACTCAAAGCTATATCAGATGGAAATCGCAAATTCTAGTTAATTAACGTGATTCAAATTTTTGGTTGGCATAATCTGACgtatatattgtatttttggTGATATTTCAGGTGAAGCTTTAGTGGAGTTTCTAACAGCTCTGAATGACTCCAACAATAGAATTATAGATTGGAACAATTTCTTTGTCAGCCCTTGTTTCAGTTGGTCTCATGTTGCATGTACAAATGGAAACGTCGTGTCACTGTAAGCACATGTTTTACTTTGTGAAGTTCTTTTGAATTGGATACAACATAGTTCCTGACATATTAATGTACGAATGGCTCAACTTGCAGGAGCTTGGCTTCTAATGGTTTTTCTGGAACTCTTTCACCTTCAATTACCAAATTAAAGTTTTTGGTTAGCTTGTATGTGCTGGATTCTGTCATACTCATGCTGCATAACATTTTGAAAGCTTTCTTTTTCGAGGCGTAACATGTAGTTTTTTTGTTTGAGATATTATGATTTTCGTTTATTTTTGCAGGGATTTACAAAACAACAATCTATCTGGTCTCATACCCGATTTTCTTAGCGGCATGTCACGACTGCAGAATTTGAATCTAGCGCATAATAGCTTCAGTGGCTCTATCCCAGAGTCTTGGGGTGAACTTTCCAACCTGAAACATCTGTAAGTCAGTCGATGCGTGGAACCTCAGTCACAGTAGCCCGTCTCTTATATTATCTGACATCCAACATATTACATTCTCTAGGCTCATTCTTGATTCAAAGTTTTGGTTTCTCTCTGAATTTCCACTGTCAGGGTATTGAGAGGAAACAACTTAAGTGGATCTATTCCCGAATCACTAGTAAAAATTACTGGCTTAAAGGAAGTGTAAGAAGTCTTTGTTCACCTTTAATGTTATTTCATCTAAGCTCTTTCACCATTGTTCTAACAGACGGATCCATAAGAAATTCTTTGATTGCAGGGATGTTTCATGGAACAATTTGACAGGAAGGATTCCTAAAGAGTTGTTTTCAATTCCAATCTTCAAGTATGACGATTTCCTTGTGGAAAGTTGTTTTCTTGAATCACTGTATGGTTATATTAATCAATTCCATTTACATGACAAGATGCCATATTGCCATTCTCCTGCTCCATGTCTCAATGAAAAGAAATCTTTGTTCTCTATTAATGTTGTCAAATATGAGACACCGATTAATAGGATTTTGCACGTTTTATCTCTTTCTAATCTGCGTCCACTGGTGCATGATTAAGTAACTTCCACCATTATTATCTGTCGTTCTGTTGTCTTATGCATCAGTTTCACGTCCACTCATCTAACGTGCGGAAATAACTTCCATCAACCTTGTGTGTCAAGTTCATCAGTCCCaggtttgtttttgttttccttATGTTTTTTTCAGAGACATACCTTGCTATTGTTTCAAAAATGATTCTTGTACTGGaataaaataaaagatgaaACTGAGCTTCTCAATAATATCAATGCAGCATCTAACAAAAGATCAAAAGTTCAGATTGTCATTACAGTTGTAAGCATTGGCGCATTTGCCCTCTTTATACTCGGGGCTGTAGTTATATATCGATTGCAACAAGCACATAAACTCGAGGATGATATATTTGTTGATGTGGCTGGTACATTTTTCTTCTCCTTCCTCTTTTCTGCCTTTTTCTTGGTCTTCGATGGTTCaatctttgatttcatgatTATCACATTTCATCTAATTTGATATTTATGGAAAAAATTTCACTTGTAATCTGATAATCACAGTGATGCAGTATTTCTCGTCATTTAATTTTGTAAGTTCCACGACTATTTATGGTTTTTACACAAATATTTCCCAATTCAGGGCATCTCAGCAAGAATATTCATTGAAATTGATGCGTCATgtgaataattaaaattttgatcgattttaattatttatgacgAAATGGCTGAAATTGAAAAACCTTGGTGATAAATCAGAACATTTTTACTAGAATGATCACAATTGATGACTAGACAACAGTCACAGCATGAAAATTAATGATCGTATAAATGAAATACTAAATTTGACGATCCTcacatttctaaaaaaaatactgAATTCAGTTGAACTCTGTAATAACATGTAACCACCTGCTCTTACATATGGTTATTGCGCAGGTGAAGATGAGCGTAAAATCTCCTTTGGGCAGCTCAAAAGGTTTTCCTTACGTGAAATGCAGCTTGCTACTGATAATTTCAGCGAAAGTAATATAATCGGACAAGGGGGCTTTGGGAGAGTGTACAGAGGAATCCTTGTGGATAATACCAGAGTCGCTGTAAAACGTCTCATGGATCATCATAGTCCGGGTGGAGAGGCTGCATTTCTGAGGGAAGTTCATCTCATAAGCGTTGCAGTACACAAGAACTTGCTTCGCTTGATTGGATTTTGTACAACTTACACGGAGAGAATTCTTGTTTATCCATTTATGCAAAACCTGAGCGTGGCTTATCGCTTGAGAGGTATTAGGAGAAAAACCAGAATTTGTTTTAGGGGAGACCGTGgattatttaatgtataatacctaaaggaaaataaaaatatggggcATTTTTTGATGACTCGACACCTTTTTCCTTGAATTTGCTAGATCTAAAGCCCGGAGAGAAAGGTCTGGACTGgccaacaagaaaacaaatagCTTTTGGTGCTGCTCATGGCCTTGAGTACC harbors:
- the LOC140964144 gene encoding probable LRR receptor-like serine/threonine-protein kinase At5g63710 isoform X2, with product MAEAFFIMHLSLTPYIYFVLLFFMSISCFASNKPDVEGEALVEFLTALNDSNNRIIDWNNFFVSPCFSWSHVACTNGNVVSLSLASNGFSGTLSPSITKLKFLVSLDLQNNNLSGLIPDFLSGMSRLQNLNLAHNSFSGSIPESWGELSNLKHLVLRGNNLSGSIPESLVKITGLKEVDVSWNNLTGRIPKELFSIPIFNFTSTHLTCGNNFHQPCVSSSSVPASNKRSKVQIVITVVSIGAFALFILGAVVIYRLQQAHKLEDDIFVDVAGEDERKISFGQLKRFSLREMQLATDNFSESNIIGQGGFGRVYRGILVDNTRVAVKRLMDHHSPGGEAAFLREVHLISVAVHKNLLRLIGFCTTYTERILVYPFMQNLSVAYRLRDLKPGEKGLDWPTRKQIAFGAAHGLEYLHEHCNPRIIHRDVKAANILLDDDFEAVLGDFGLAKLVDAKLTHMTTRVRGTMGHIAPEYLSTGKSSAKTDVFGYGITLLELVTGQRAIDFSRLEEDEDVLLLDHIKKLLREKRLEDIVDENLNSFDPKEVETVLQVAMLCTQGSPEDRPTMAQVVCMLQGVGLAERWAEWEQLEESRNQEFSLMSHKLIWAEDSTQDQEAIQLSQAR
- the LOC140964144 gene encoding probable LRR receptor-like serine/threonine-protein kinase At5g63710 isoform X1, whose product is MLYGSSRLCIGHFIGYNNFNQLTIVVRFFVFLDGTFCDFAQLGEALVEFLTALNDSNNRIIDWNNFFVSPCFSWSHVACTNGNVVSLSLASNGFSGTLSPSITKLKFLVSLDLQNNNLSGLIPDFLSGMSRLQNLNLAHNSFSGSIPESWGELSNLKHLVLRGNNLSGSIPESLVKITGLKEVDVSWNNLTGRIPKELFSIPIFNFTSTHLTCGNNFHQPCVSSSSVPASNKRSKVQIVITVVSIGAFALFILGAVVIYRLQQAHKLEDDIFVDVAGEDERKISFGQLKRFSLREMQLATDNFSESNIIGQGGFGRVYRGILVDNTRVAVKRLMDHHSPGGEAAFLREVHLISVAVHKNLLRLIGFCTTYTERILVYPFMQNLSVAYRLRDLKPGEKGLDWPTRKQIAFGAAHGLEYLHEHCNPRIIHRDVKAANILLDDDFEAVLGDFGLAKLVDAKLTHMTTRVRGTMGHIAPEYLSTGKSSAKTDVFGYGITLLELVTGQRAIDFSRLEEDEDVLLLDHIKKLLREKRLEDIVDENLNSFDPKEVETVLQVAMLCTQGSPEDRPTMAQVVCMLQGVGLAERWAEWEQLEESRNQEFSLMSHKLIWAEDSTQDQEAIQLSQAR